The Nitrososphaerales archaeon genome has a segment encoding these proteins:
- a CDS encoding transposase: FPSMILFMDKARQHYRSKIVKEYLEKNEDTIRVVWFPNASPEFSAVEECWRQGEKDLLHCIFYDRFTDLKGSIAEYYRTKRFRLSIVRYLLREAV, from the coding sequence GTTCCCCAGTATGATACTCTTCATGGACAAGGCGAGGCAGCACTACAGGTCTAAGATAGTTAAGGAGTATCTGGAGAAGAATGAAGATACGATAAGGGTTGTATGGTTCCCGAATGCTTCTCCCGAGTTCAGTGCTGTAGAAGAGTGTTGGAGGCAGGGCGAGAAGGATCTGCTTCACTGCATATTCTATGACAGGTTCACGGATCTGAAGGGAAGTATAGCTGAATACTACAGGACGAAGAGGTTCAGGCTGAGCATAGTAAGGTATCTTCTTAGGGAAGCAGTGTAG